One part of the Macrobrachium rosenbergii isolate ZJJX-2024 chromosome 3, ASM4041242v1, whole genome shotgun sequence genome encodes these proteins:
- the LOC136856291 gene encoding uncharacterized protein isoform X12, with translation MFYLLLWILMEVKHLLEGQDRYQLEELQLLRDLWAPGGVLAALWNAFADFIPADPSVVTSCYWSGYGYVSGIHALKVVGRVGAGGSAADHVMTEGQSGSASGQLTNQHAAHDDVTRNNGDVTARDNQSDNTASLISQATDIEFEHETADYQWLLDYDLPCARYRESYSREVGSASMCSGRDGSGRVSVLEPSQGQLQDLSYETLARNLDANLAEIDMDDFRSEDIHNILTLPTMCGEFQSAEDGEMFASVSGSMMDRYDLESSVSPHTSSHCDREEEGEDDDDENNEGDRKEVDEVEEEEYSGVSGELSLYQSGPLFSPLKEPPPLANTTFSVDSLDCDSLHDDLILTCQANKDNYTIAFEGSFIHYSEDSDYHEAGESESSGSSHWSAERLEGRCSAPSMTHSDQPYTTWSRVSRRSSRTPEVPSRACQPNQNGSQLEAPKLEGQSQPSSKSNSMPNLMRRSLMRRSLEAAAGCVKVYDLQNSMRSSQSSRTVANETNNFSLVKLFMRQKSLSKEAVSLSSSISQEGACCSSSDNQSNVHDSSDWPMNSQSENDMDGSASPVPPPVLMRQNGVIYHERGFRRRTSSLGAPEITPRTNNTSGNQDFTSQDIAGDTTLTSGNTQQEGLLNNNNNIITAGNLLDNNTVQFSNNMDNVTSFEDSLKETSPCSKPPVTSPIREEPEGMDISMDSRGESKVLLDQSEKETKMHDVLRLRDNKLNAEKNNMTPVKSMAKDVGNKNINKNAFNIRVDERKRSQSPGTPKKGNTRRESTNTSTRRRQDSGNSSSGYISNRGSTEKIRQPSDSEQTPQKPRPKPRVLKQMSDQCLQTSSLKVSAMVNTSFDLDKKEVYIYYPNYALPDLGFLKDKKYNVDARVFLVPQHFVSRPEEIRKAREARARRPFSCGDMEKLRKHGFGHIRDWDSLNFLLPKELKEMLLDETDCMETTKPSFCQSPKPTRRPVSCDYTPQRYANDMKGSSSSLNSTQPSSGFRGSSTMLNDSEMESGGLDQKYLYKYESVSAECEGVDKPPPLPKRSISLPVEERAGPEDLDTPPPRPPLPRGILRKSTSLKDDPKGAGGHNKRYSAIDPGRGNMREDLLKRRSLQEPMEYMAQRAARETIPEVLQTNTEPENDKEITTSPLSPMGCSCVSTQCTGFCGKGLQKKNLLRVSELPDVSSHEELTEEDLLRIRSQVSTLLVTRGNVGPILTDVNNTCDICPKKSVSFAEKQGQNADTVTTGENEGDEEARPMVYDAHDKKTLVLSVRSAVEKLVTHFSAASSQPEKVRLGTSSLTPAVATIALEKLCPAIYALLSDGLHPSLHSLFGKINNSVWRVIEVTSQISPSTKALSDLVLTLNSEECLSEGPIKFNAFIFGLLNIRSLDSWLSYIRTRESLIQKHYHPEAFLYLSNTATKTLYDDLLLALRPLTMLPFNLDLLHEYKALHASLQKMEERLLLHTSSKESPGDRPPSVLDHLLASKETKEFKNAAQQDRVKALMRVLTSPELDENELLNSTSEPGRERSRSPRPRSCYEHVANEESNPTLKKRWSGVQLGSRLLTAIDKLMLEEAGGTSSEDYTDSIDNPKNNRPVYSRQSEHSEDEVPSDLRISDVSSRDGDVSERSASEKDTENEKGSRACANTEEDDEPEGVRFRRLQLKWEQMAGPEKKMKPQSLQQPQPSPPPPPPEKAISPSSGTRSRIPRPVSMTSPQRPFKPFDPSKEKTSPQVKQAPKPIAAIPKELPKPAPRRSLKDKATTPNNTNEEPLNAARPPSVRSRLAPRPSSVNSNNTTVRASSVPGRVPNNGDKGNSSNGRYDGQRRYGGQQRSASHGRRVAPGDMPKLVQTLHHRLATDNGHLSFNRGDILTLVVEVDDRYLLCCHNDRKGLVPRASVIVYEQ, from the exons CCTGCCATGCGCTAGGTACCGTGAGAGTTACAGCCGAGAGGTGGGGTCAGCGTCTATGTGCTCGGGTCGGGATGGGTCAGGCCGGGTGTCAGTGCTTGAACCAAGTCAAGGCCAGTTACAAGACCTTTCTTATGAAACACTGGCTAGGAATCTCGATGCAAACCTTGCCGAGATCGACATGGATGACTTCCGAAGTGAAGACATCCATAACATCCTTACACTTCCAACCATGTGTGGAGAGTTTCAG agTGCTGAAGATGGGGAGATGTTTGCTAGTGTTTCAGGATCCATGATGGACAGATATGACCTTGAGTCCTCAGTAAGTCCACACACTTCTTCCCACTGTGATAGAGAGGAAGaaggtgaagatgatgatgatgagaacaATGAAGGTGACAGAAAAGAAGTGGATGAAGTTGAGGAAGAGGAGTATAGTGGAGTTAGTGGAGAATTGTCCCTGTATCAGTCAGGGCCATTATTTTCACCATTAAAAGAACCCCCTCCTCTAGCCAACACCACTTTCAGTGTTGATTCCCTGGACTGTGATTCCCTCCATGACGACCTCATCCTCACCTGCCAGGCCAACAAAGACAACTACACCATAGCATTTGAAGGTTCTTTCATACATTACTCAGAAGACTCTGATTACCATGAAGCAG GTGAAAGTGAATCCAGTGGTAGCAGCCATTGGTCAGCAGAAAGACTGGAAGGACGATGTTCTGCACCCTCCATGACACATTCTGACCAACCTTACACTACCTGGTCACGTGTCAGTCGAAGATCCTCTCGTACACCAGAGGTGCCTTCCAGGGCCTGTCAACCTAATCAGAATGGAAGCCAGTTAGAGGCTCCCAAGTTAGAAGGACAGTCTCAACCAAGCAGTAAGAGCAACAGCATGCCTAACTTAATGCGCCGTTCTCTTATGCGTCGTTCACTGGAGGCAGCAGCTGGCTGTGTAAAGGTTTATGATTTGCAGAATAGCATGCGCTCAAGTCAGAGTAGTAGAACTGTGGCAAATGAAACTAATAATTTCTCTTTGGTTAAGCTGTTTATGCGACAAAAAAGCCTAAGTAAAGAAGCAGTCAGTTTGTCCTCTAGCATATCACAGGAAGGTGCCTGTTGTTCAAGCTCTGACAACCAATCAAATGTACATGATTCCTCAGACTGGCCCATGAACAGTCAGTCAGAGAATGACATGGATGGAAGTGCCTCCCCTGTACCACCACCTGTCCTCATGAGACAAAATGGTGTTATCTACCATGAACGAGGTTTCAGACGAAGAACAAGTTCTTTAGGGGCTCCTGAAATCACTCCCCGGACCAACAATACTTCTGGGAATCAAGATTTTACCTCTCAAGATATAGCAGGTGACACAACCTTGACCTCAGGTAATACACAACAGGAAGGCCTtctcaataacaacaataatatcatCACTGCAGGTAATTTACTTGATAACAACACAGTTCAGTTTTCAAACAACATGGACAATGTCACTAGTTTTGAGGACAGTCTAAAGGAGACAAGCCCTTGTTCCAAGCCACCTGTCACCAGTCCTATTAGAGAGGAACCTGAAGGTATGGATATTTCAATGGACAGTAGAGGAGAGAGTAAAGTCTTACTTGATCAGtcagagaaagagacaaaaatgcATGACGTCCTGAGATTACGAGACAATAAACTTAATGCTGAGAAAAATAACATGACACCAGTGAAGAGCATGGCTAAAGATgtgggaaataaaaatattaacaagaatGCCTTTAATATTCGAGTAGATGAGCGAAAGAGATCACAGTCACCAGGAACACCGAAAAAAGGAAATACCAGAAGAGAGAGCACAAACACTAGCACTCGCAGACGTCAGGATTCTGGTAATTCTTCTAGTGGTTATATTTCGAACCGTGGTTCCACAGAAAAAATTAGGCAACCTTCAGATTCTGAGCAAACACCACAGAAACCTCGACCAAAGCCACGGGTTCTCAAGCAGATGTCAGACCAGTGCCTTCAGACCTCGAGTTTGAAGGTTTCAGCTATGGTAAACACAAGTTTTGACCTTGATAAAAAGGAGGTGTACATCTACTACCCAAACTATGCATTGCCTGATCTGGGCTTCCTGAAAGATAAAAAGTATAATGTTGATGCTAGAGTTTTTCTTGTACCTCAACATTTTGTTTCTCGACCAGAAGAGATAAGAAAAGCCAGAGAAGCTCGAGCAAGACGACCGTTCTCTTGTGGTGACATGGAAAAACTACGGAAACATGGATTTGGCCATATTAGGGACTGGGACTCTCTGAACTTTTTGTTACCAAAAGAGCTGAAAGAAATGCTTCTTGATGAGACAGATTGTATGGAAACAACAAAGCCATCATTTTGTCAGTCTCCTAAACCCACTCGCCGACCAGTTAGTTGTGATTACACACCACAACGATATGCAAATGATATGAAGGGCTCTTCAAGCAGCTTGAATTCAACACAACCATCCTCAGGTTTTAGAGGTTCCTCAACAATGCTCAATGATTCAGAAATGGAGAGTGGAGGTCTAGATCaaaaatatctgtataaatatgaAAGTGTCAGTGCAGAGTGTGAAGGGGTTGATAAACCACCACCACTGCCAAAGAGATCCATCTCTCTTCCTGTGGAAGAGAGAGCAGGTCCAGAGGATTTAGATACTCCACCACCCAGACCACCACTGCCACGTGGAATACTTCGCAAATCTACATCATTAAAAGATGACCCAAAAGGTGCAGGTGGACACAATAAAAGATACAGTGCTATAGACCCTGGTAGAGGTAATATGAGAGAAGACCTGTTAAAAAGAAGATCTTTACAAGAGCCAATGGAGTACATGGCCCAGCGTGCTGCAAGAGAAACCATTCCAGAAGTGCTTCAGACTAACACTGAAccagaaaatgataaagaaatcacAACTAGCCCATTGTCACCTATGGGTTGCAGTTGTGTGAGTACCCAGTGTACTGGCTTTTGTGGGAAGGGACTTCAGAAAAAGAATTTGTTACGTGTCAGTGAACTTCCAGACGTGTCCAGCCATGAGGAGCTTACAGAAGAGGACCTACTAAGAATTCGCTCTCAAGTTAGTACACTCCTAGTCACCAGAGGAAATGTTGGTCCCATCTTGACAGATGTTAACAATACCTGCGACATCTGCCCCAAGAAGAGTGTTAGCTTTGCTGAGAAG cAGGGACAGAATGCTGATACAGTCACAACTGGAGAGAATGAGGGAGATGAAGAAGCTAGACCCATGGTATATGATGCTCATGACAAGAAAACTCTTGTACTCTCAGTTCGCAGTGCTGTAGAAAAACTAGTCACCCATTTCTCTGCAGCATCATCACAACCAGAAAAAGTTAGACTTG gaaCAAGTAGTTTGACACCAGCTGTGGCTACCATAGCCTTAGAAAAACTATGTCCAGCAATTTATGCCCTTCTCAGTGATGGTCTTCATCCTTCATTACACTCTCTTTTTGggaaaattaataattctgtgtgGAGGGTTATTGAAGTTACCAGTcagataa GTCCCTCTACAAAAGCACTAAGTGACTTAGTACTAACATTAAACAGTGAGGAATGTTTATCAGAGGGGCCCATCAAGTTTAATGCCTTCATCTTTGGTCTACTGAA caTTAGATCCTTGGATTCCTGGTTAAGCTATATAAGGACAAGAGAAAGCTTAATTCAGAAGCACTACCATCCAGAGGCCTTCCTCTACTTGTCTAATACTGCCACAAAGACACTGTATGATGATCTGCTATTAGCTCTACGACCACTAACCATGCTTCCATTTAATTTAGACCTTTTACATGAATATAAAGCGTTACATGCCAGTCtacagaaaatggaagaaagacttTTGCTGCACACAAGTTCTAAAGAAAGCCCTGGAGACAGGCCACCTTCAGTTTTAGATCATTTACTTGCTTCAAAGGAAACCAAAGAGTTCAAAAATGCTGCACAGCAAGATCGTGTCAAAGCCTTAATGAGAGTACTTACTTCTCCTGAACTAGATGAAAATGAGTTACTGAACTCTACATCAGAACCAGGTAGAGAGCGTAGCAGGAGTCCCAGACCCAGATCTTGCTATGAACATGTAGCTAATGAAGAATCCAATCCTACGCTGAAGAAACGATGGAGTGGAGTTCAGTTAGGTTCCAGGCTACTCACTGCCATAGACAAATTAATGTTGGAAGAGGCAGGAGGAACATCAAGTGAAGATTATACAGATTCCATTGATAACCCCAAAAATAACAGACCTGTTTATTCAAGACAAAGTGaacattcagaagatgaagtcCCATCAGATCTCAGAATAAGTGATGTGTCTAGCAGAGACGGAGATGTAAGTGAGAGGTCTGCATCTGAGAAAGACACTGAAAATGAGAAGGGCTCACGAGCTTGTGCAAATACTGAGGAGGATGATGAACCAGAGGGTGTTAGGTTCCGTCGTTTGCAGTTGAAATGGGAGCAGATGGCAGGACCTGAAAAGAAGATGAAGCCACAGTCTCTTCAGCAACCACAGCCttcacctcctccacctccacctgaGAAAGCTATAAGTCCCAGCAGTGGTACCAGATCAAGAATACCACGTCCAGTCAGTATGACCTCCCCACAGAGACCATTTAAGCCTTTTGACCCATCTAAAGAAAAGACCTCCCCTCAGGTTAAGCAAGCACCCAAGCCTATTGCTGCTATCCCCAAAGAATTACCCAAACCAGCACCTAGACGGTCTCTGAAAGACAAGGCAACTACTCCAAATAACACAAATGAAGAACCTCTTAATGCTGCACGCCCTCCTTCAGTCCGCTCCCGGTTGGCACCTCGTCCCAGTTCGGTCAACTCCAACAACACAACTGTTCGAGCCTCGTCTGTGCCCGGTCGTGTTCCAAACAATGGCGACAAAGGCAACAGCAGTAATGGCAGGTATGATGGACAACGTAGGTATGGTGGACAGCAGCGATCAGCAAGCCATGGGAGACGAGTGGCACCTGGAGATATGCCCAA ACTGGTGCAGACACTCCACCATCGCTTAGCTACAGATAATGGTCATCTTAGCTTCAACCGTGGAGATATTCTTACACTGGTAGTTGAAGTGGATGATCGATACCTGCTCTGCTGCCACAATGACCGTAAAGGACTCGTTCCAAGAGCCTCTGTCATTGTTTATGAACAATGA
- the LOC136856291 gene encoding uncharacterized protein isoform X11, translating to MFYLLLWILMEVKHLLEGQDRYQLEELQLLRDLWAPGGVLAALWNAFADFIPADPSVVTSCYWSGYGYVSGIHALKVVGRVGAGGSAADHVMTEGQSGSASGQLTNQHAAHDDVTRNNGDVTARDNQSDNTASLISQATDIEFEHETADYQWLLDYDLPCARYRESYSREVGSASMCSGRDGSGRVSVLEPSQGQLQDLSYETLARNLDANLAEIDMDDFRSEDIHNILTLPTMCGEFQSAEDGEMFASVSGSMMDRYDLESSVSPHTSSHCDREEEGEDDDDENNEGDRKEVDEVEEEEYSGVSGELSLYQSGPLFSPLKEPPPLANTTFSVDSLDCDSLHDDLILTCQANKDNYTIAFEGSFIHYSEDSDYHEAGESESSGSSHWSAERLEGRCSAPSMTHSDQPYTTWSRVSRRSSRTPEVPSRACQPNQNGSQLEAPKLEGQSQPSSKSNSMPNLMRRSLMRRSLEAAAGCVKVYDLQNSMRSSQSSRTVANETNNFSLVKLFMRQKSLSKEAVSLSSSISQEGACCSSSDNQSNVHDSSDWPMNSQSENDMDGSASPVPPPVLMRQNGVIYHERGFRRRTSSLGAPEITPRTNNTSGNQDFTSQDIAGDTTLTSGNTQQEGLLNNNNNIITAGNLLDNNTVQFSNNMDNVTSFEDSLKETSPCSKPPVTSPIREEPEGMDISMDSRGESKVLLDQSEKETKMHDVLRLRDNKLNAEKNNMTPVKSMAKDVGNKNINKNAFNIRVDERKRSQSPGTPKKGNTRRESTNTSTRRRQDSGNSSSGYISNRGSTEKIRQPSDSEQTPQKPRPKPRVLKQMSDQCLQTSSLKVSAMVNTSFDLDKKEVYIYYPNYALPDLGFLKDKKYNVDARVFLVPQHFVSRPEEIRKAREARARRPFSCGDMEKLRKHGFGHIRDWDSLNFLLPKELKEMLLDETDCMETTKPSFCQSPKPTRRPVSCDYTPQRYANDMKGSSSSLNSTQPSSGFRGSSTMLNDSEMESGGLDQKYLYKYESVSAECEGVDKPPPLPKRSISLPVEERAGPEDLDTPPPRPPLPRGILRKSTSLKDDPKGAGGHNKRYSAIDPGRGNMREDLLKRRSLQEPMEYMAQRAARETIPEVLQTNTEPENDKEITTSPLSPMGCSCVSTQCTGFCGKGLQKKNLLRVSELPDVSSHEELTEEDLLRIRSQVSTLLVTRGNVGPILTDVNNTCDICPKKSVSFAEKVCIYLRNSTSHLYSSKIPDGSHYRKQGQNADTVTTGENEGDEEARPMVYDAHDKKTLVLSVRSAVEKLVTHFSAASSQPEKVRLGTSSLTPAVATIALEKLCPAIYALLSDGLHPSLHSLFGKINNSVWRVIEVTSQISPSTKALSDLVLTLNSEECLSEGPIKFNAFIFGLLNIRSLDSWLSYIRTRESLIQKHYHPEAFLYLSNTATKTLYDDLLLALRPLTMLPFNLDLLHEYKALHASLQKMEERLLLHTSSKESPGDRPPSVLDHLLASKETKEFKNAAQQDRVKALMRVLTSPELDENELLNSTSEPGRERSRSPRPRSCYEHVANEESNPTLKKRWSGVQLGSRLLTAIDKLMLEEAGGTSSEDYTDSIDNPKNNRPVYSRQSEHSEDEVPSDLRISDVSSRDGDVSERSASEKDTENEKGSRACANTEEDDEPEGVRFRRLQLKWEQMAGPEKKMKPQSLQQPQPSPPPPPPEKAISPSSGTRSRIPRPVSMTSPQRPFKPFDPSKEKTSPQVKQAPKPIAAIPKELPKPAPRRSLKDKATTPNNTNEEPLNAARPPSVRSRLAPRPSSVNSNNTTVRASSVPGRVPNNGDKGNSSNGRYDGQRRYGGQQRSASHGRRVAPGDMPKLVQTLHHRLATDNGHLSFNRGDILTLVVEVDDRYLLCCHNDRKGLVPRASVIVYEQ from the exons CCTGCCATGCGCTAGGTACCGTGAGAGTTACAGCCGAGAGGTGGGGTCAGCGTCTATGTGCTCGGGTCGGGATGGGTCAGGCCGGGTGTCAGTGCTTGAACCAAGTCAAGGCCAGTTACAAGACCTTTCTTATGAAACACTGGCTAGGAATCTCGATGCAAACCTTGCCGAGATCGACATGGATGACTTCCGAAGTGAAGACATCCATAACATCCTTACACTTCCAACCATGTGTGGAGAGTTTCAG agTGCTGAAGATGGGGAGATGTTTGCTAGTGTTTCAGGATCCATGATGGACAGATATGACCTTGAGTCCTCAGTAAGTCCACACACTTCTTCCCACTGTGATAGAGAGGAAGaaggtgaagatgatgatgatgagaacaATGAAGGTGACAGAAAAGAAGTGGATGAAGTTGAGGAAGAGGAGTATAGTGGAGTTAGTGGAGAATTGTCCCTGTATCAGTCAGGGCCATTATTTTCACCATTAAAAGAACCCCCTCCTCTAGCCAACACCACTTTCAGTGTTGATTCCCTGGACTGTGATTCCCTCCATGACGACCTCATCCTCACCTGCCAGGCCAACAAAGACAACTACACCATAGCATTTGAAGGTTCTTTCATACATTACTCAGAAGACTCTGATTACCATGAAGCAG GTGAAAGTGAATCCAGTGGTAGCAGCCATTGGTCAGCAGAAAGACTGGAAGGACGATGTTCTGCACCCTCCATGACACATTCTGACCAACCTTACACTACCTGGTCACGTGTCAGTCGAAGATCCTCTCGTACACCAGAGGTGCCTTCCAGGGCCTGTCAACCTAATCAGAATGGAAGCCAGTTAGAGGCTCCCAAGTTAGAAGGACAGTCTCAACCAAGCAGTAAGAGCAACAGCATGCCTAACTTAATGCGCCGTTCTCTTATGCGTCGTTCACTGGAGGCAGCAGCTGGCTGTGTAAAGGTTTATGATTTGCAGAATAGCATGCGCTCAAGTCAGAGTAGTAGAACTGTGGCAAATGAAACTAATAATTTCTCTTTGGTTAAGCTGTTTATGCGACAAAAAAGCCTAAGTAAAGAAGCAGTCAGTTTGTCCTCTAGCATATCACAGGAAGGTGCCTGTTGTTCAAGCTCTGACAACCAATCAAATGTACATGATTCCTCAGACTGGCCCATGAACAGTCAGTCAGAGAATGACATGGATGGAAGTGCCTCCCCTGTACCACCACCTGTCCTCATGAGACAAAATGGTGTTATCTACCATGAACGAGGTTTCAGACGAAGAACAAGTTCTTTAGGGGCTCCTGAAATCACTCCCCGGACCAACAATACTTCTGGGAATCAAGATTTTACCTCTCAAGATATAGCAGGTGACACAACCTTGACCTCAGGTAATACACAACAGGAAGGCCTtctcaataacaacaataatatcatCACTGCAGGTAATTTACTTGATAACAACACAGTTCAGTTTTCAAACAACATGGACAATGTCACTAGTTTTGAGGACAGTCTAAAGGAGACAAGCCCTTGTTCCAAGCCACCTGTCACCAGTCCTATTAGAGAGGAACCTGAAGGTATGGATATTTCAATGGACAGTAGAGGAGAGAGTAAAGTCTTACTTGATCAGtcagagaaagagacaaaaatgcATGACGTCCTGAGATTACGAGACAATAAACTTAATGCTGAGAAAAATAACATGACACCAGTGAAGAGCATGGCTAAAGATgtgggaaataaaaatattaacaagaatGCCTTTAATATTCGAGTAGATGAGCGAAAGAGATCACAGTCACCAGGAACACCGAAAAAAGGAAATACCAGAAGAGAGAGCACAAACACTAGCACTCGCAGACGTCAGGATTCTGGTAATTCTTCTAGTGGTTATATTTCGAACCGTGGTTCCACAGAAAAAATTAGGCAACCTTCAGATTCTGAGCAAACACCACAGAAACCTCGACCAAAGCCACGGGTTCTCAAGCAGATGTCAGACCAGTGCCTTCAGACCTCGAGTTTGAAGGTTTCAGCTATGGTAAACACAAGTTTTGACCTTGATAAAAAGGAGGTGTACATCTACTACCCAAACTATGCATTGCCTGATCTGGGCTTCCTGAAAGATAAAAAGTATAATGTTGATGCTAGAGTTTTTCTTGTACCTCAACATTTTGTTTCTCGACCAGAAGAGATAAGAAAAGCCAGAGAAGCTCGAGCAAGACGACCGTTCTCTTGTGGTGACATGGAAAAACTACGGAAACATGGATTTGGCCATATTAGGGACTGGGACTCTCTGAACTTTTTGTTACCAAAAGAGCTGAAAGAAATGCTTCTTGATGAGACAGATTGTATGGAAACAACAAAGCCATCATTTTGTCAGTCTCCTAAACCCACTCGCCGACCAGTTAGTTGTGATTACACACCACAACGATATGCAAATGATATGAAGGGCTCTTCAAGCAGCTTGAATTCAACACAACCATCCTCAGGTTTTAGAGGTTCCTCAACAATGCTCAATGATTCAGAAATGGAGAGTGGAGGTCTAGATCaaaaatatctgtataaatatgaAAGTGTCAGTGCAGAGTGTGAAGGGGTTGATAAACCACCACCACTGCCAAAGAGATCCATCTCTCTTCCTGTGGAAGAGAGAGCAGGTCCAGAGGATTTAGATACTCCACCACCCAGACCACCACTGCCACGTGGAATACTTCGCAAATCTACATCATTAAAAGATGACCCAAAAGGTGCAGGTGGACACAATAAAAGATACAGTGCTATAGACCCTGGTAGAGGTAATATGAGAGAAGACCTGTTAAAAAGAAGATCTTTACAAGAGCCAATGGAGTACATGGCCCAGCGTGCTGCAAGAGAAACCATTCCAGAAGTGCTTCAGACTAACACTGAAccagaaaatgataaagaaatcacAACTAGCCCATTGTCACCTATGGGTTGCAGTTGTGTGAGTACCCAGTGTACTGGCTTTTGTGGGAAGGGACTTCAGAAAAAGAATTTGTTACGTGTCAGTGAACTTCCAGACGTGTCCAGCCATGAGGAGCTTACAGAAGAGGACCTACTAAGAATTCGCTCTCAAGTTAGTACACTCCTAGTCACCAGAGGAAATGTTGGTCCCATCTTGACAGATGTTAACAATACCTGCGACATCTGCCCCAAGAAGAGTGTTAGCTTTGCTGAGAAGGTATGCATCTATTTACGTAATTCTACAAGTCATCTTTATTCTTCTAAAATTCCAGATGGTTCACATTACAGGAAG cAGGGACAGAATGCTGATACAGTCACAACTGGAGAGAATGAGGGAGATGAAGAAGCTAGACCCATGGTATATGATGCTCATGACAAGAAAACTCTTGTACTCTCAGTTCGCAGTGCTGTAGAAAAACTAGTCACCCATTTCTCTGCAGCATCATCACAACCAGAAAAAGTTAGACTTG gaaCAAGTAGTTTGACACCAGCTGTGGCTACCATAGCCTTAGAAAAACTATGTCCAGCAATTTATGCCCTTCTCAGTGATGGTCTTCATCCTTCATTACACTCTCTTTTTGggaaaattaataattctgtgtgGAGGGTTATTGAAGTTACCAGTcagataa GTCCCTCTACAAAAGCACTAAGTGACTTAGTACTAACATTAAACAGTGAGGAATGTTTATCAGAGGGGCCCATCAAGTTTAATGCCTTCATCTTTGGTCTACTGAA caTTAGATCCTTGGATTCCTGGTTAAGCTATATAAGGACAAGAGAAAGCTTAATTCAGAAGCACTACCATCCAGAGGCCTTCCTCTACTTGTCTAATACTGCCACAAAGACACTGTATGATGATCTGCTATTAGCTCTACGACCACTAACCATGCTTCCATTTAATTTAGACCTTTTACATGAATATAAAGCGTTACATGCCAGTCtacagaaaatggaagaaagacttTTGCTGCACACAAGTTCTAAAGAAAGCCCTGGAGACAGGCCACCTTCAGTTTTAGATCATTTACTTGCTTCAAAGGAAACCAAAGAGTTCAAAAATGCTGCACAGCAAGATCGTGTCAAAGCCTTAATGAGAGTACTTACTTCTCCTGAACTAGATGAAAATGAGTTACTGAACTCTACATCAGAACCAGGTAGAGAGCGTAGCAGGAGTCCCAGACCCAGATCTTGCTATGAACATGTAGCTAATGAAGAATCCAATCCTACGCTGAAGAAACGATGGAGTGGAGTTCAGTTAGGTTCCAGGCTACTCACTGCCATAGACAAATTAATGTTGGAAGAGGCAGGAGGAACATCAAGTGAAGATTATACAGATTCCATTGATAACCCCAAAAATAACAGACCTGTTTATTCAAGACAAAGTGaacattcagaagatgaagtcCCATCAGATCTCAGAATAAGTGATGTGTCTAGCAGAGACGGAGATGTAAGTGAGAGGTCTGCATCTGAGAAAGACACTGAAAATGAGAAGGGCTCACGAGCTTGTGCAAATACTGAGGAGGATGATGAACCAGAGGGTGTTAGGTTCCGTCGTTTGCAGTTGAAATGGGAGCAGATGGCAGGACCTGAAAAGAAGATGAAGCCACAGTCTCTTCAGCAACCACAGCCttcacctcctccacctccacctgaGAAAGCTATAAGTCCCAGCAGTGGTACCAGATCAAGAATACCACGTCCAGTCAGTATGACCTCCCCACAGAGACCATTTAAGCCTTTTGACCCATCTAAAGAAAAGACCTCCCCTCAGGTTAAGCAAGCACCCAAGCCTATTGCTGCTATCCCCAAAGAATTACCCAAACCAGCACCTAGACGGTCTCTGAAAGACAAGGCAACTACTCCAAATAACACAAATGAAGAACCTCTTAATGCTGCACGCCCTCCTTCAGTCCGCTCCCGGTTGGCACCTCGTCCCAGTTCGGTCAACTCCAACAACACAACTGTTCGAGCCTCGTCTGTGCCCGGTCGTGTTCCAAACAATGGCGACAAAGGCAACAGCAGTAATGGCAGGTATGATGGACAACGTAGGTATGGTGGACAGCAGCGATCAGCAAGCCATGGGAGACGAGTGGCACCTGGAGATATGCCCAA ACTGGTGCAGACACTCCACCATCGCTTAGCTACAGATAATGGTCATCTTAGCTTCAACCGTGGAGATATTCTTACACTGGTAGTTGAAGTGGATGATCGATACCTGCTCTGCTGCCACAATGACCGTAAAGGACTCGTTCCAAGAGCCTCTGTCATTGTTTATGAACAATGA